The Microbacterium sp. SORGH_AS_0862 genome has a segment encoding these proteins:
- a CDS encoding MFS transporter, producing the protein MRIARHLIDVRPLTTSAPYARMWIGSTLAGLGGQLTIVAVMLHVYALTGSDFAVAMVAVAGLIPMVLAGLYGGMLADAFDRRVVALVAACITFASTALLAALAWFGDETVWWLYALSIVNSAANSVVMATKSAITPRLLPRELLPAAAALNGVTIGIMVMAGPALAGVLVATAGYAWTYSIDVVLMTSLFLGLWTLPRLRPEGEIVRPGLASLRDGWAFLRRARNIRMQYVLDIIAMTFGQPLALFPGIGAVLLGGGPVTTGILTAAVAAGAFLSSLFSGPIGRVRRHGVGIERAIQVYGGAIALFGLVLVAAALGWFDDGDVNVVLIAAACVVLAVSGAADNVSAIFRATMMQSAVPDTMRGRLQGIFIVVVAGGPRVGALYAGGLATLTALWFPPLIGGIVIIALVGVLVRLSPGFRAYDALNPTP; encoded by the coding sequence ATGCGGATCGCGCGCCACCTGATCGACGTGCGCCCCCTCACGACCAGCGCGCCGTACGCGCGGATGTGGATCGGGTCCACGCTCGCCGGCCTCGGGGGTCAGCTGACGATCGTCGCGGTGATGCTGCACGTCTACGCCCTCACCGGCTCCGACTTCGCCGTGGCGATGGTCGCCGTCGCAGGCCTGATCCCCATGGTGCTGGCGGGTCTGTACGGCGGGATGCTCGCCGACGCGTTCGACCGAAGGGTCGTTGCCCTCGTCGCCGCCTGCATCACCTTCGCCTCGACGGCTCTGCTGGCTGCTCTCGCGTGGTTCGGCGACGAGACGGTCTGGTGGCTCTACGCGCTCAGCATCGTCAACTCCGCCGCCAACTCCGTCGTGATGGCCACGAAGTCGGCCATCACGCCGCGCCTGCTGCCGCGGGAGCTGCTGCCCGCGGCAGCCGCCCTGAACGGCGTCACGATCGGGATCATGGTGATGGCCGGGCCCGCACTCGCCGGGGTGCTCGTGGCGACCGCGGGCTATGCCTGGACGTACTCGATCGACGTGGTGCTGATGACGTCGCTGTTCCTGGGCCTGTGGACCCTGCCGAGGCTTCGCCCGGAAGGCGAGATCGTGCGGCCGGGGCTCGCGTCGCTTCGTGACGGCTGGGCCTTCCTCCGGCGCGCGCGCAACATCCGGATGCAGTACGTCCTCGACATCATCGCGATGACCTTCGGGCAGCCGCTCGCCCTGTTCCCCGGTATCGGCGCCGTGCTGCTGGGAGGAGGCCCGGTCACGACCGGCATCCTCACCGCCGCAGTGGCGGCGGGCGCCTTCCTGTCGAGCCTGTTCTCGGGCCCCATCGGACGCGTGCGTCGGCACGGCGTGGGGATCGAGCGCGCGATCCAGGTGTACGGCGGCGCGATCGCGCTGTTCGGGCTCGTCCTGGTGGCCGCCGCCCTCGGCTGGTTCGATGACGGAGACGTCAACGTCGTCCTGATCGCCGCCGCCTGTGTCGTCCTGGCCGTCTCCGGGGCTGCCGACAACGTGAGCGCGATCTTCCGCGCGACGATGATGCAGTCCGCTGTGCCCGACACGATGCGCGGCCGATTGCAGGGGATCTTCATCGTGGTGGTCGCTGGCGGACCACGGGTCGGCGCGCTGTATGCCGGCGGACTCGCGACTCTCACGGCCCTGTGGTTCCCGCCCCTCATCGGCGGGATCGTGATCATCGCGCTCGTCGGAGTCCTCGTGCGCCTCAGCCCCGGCTTCCGCGCGTACGACGCGCTGAACCCCACTCCCTGA
- a CDS encoding DUF167 domain-containing protein produces MQFTVRVKPGSRRGPLVESDADGSLTVHVRERAADGAANAGVIAALAAHLGVRRADITIRTGHAARIKRIEVAE; encoded by the coding sequence GTGCAGTTCACCGTCCGCGTCAAGCCCGGCAGTCGACGCGGCCCCCTCGTCGAGTCGGATGCGGACGGCTCCCTGACTGTGCACGTGCGTGAGCGGGCGGCCGACGGCGCAGCGAACGCCGGGGTCATCGCGGCGCTTGCGGCGCACCTCGGGGTCCGCCGCGCGGACATCACGATCCGCACCGGGCACGCCGCCCGCATCAAGCGCATCGAGGTCGCGGAGTGA